A portion of the Phycodurus eques isolate BA_2022a chromosome 3, UOR_Pequ_1.1, whole genome shotgun sequence genome contains these proteins:
- the hpdb gene encoding 4-hydroxyphenylpyruvate dioxygenase produces the protein MTTYSDKGEKHERGRFLCFDHLTFWVGNAKQAASYYCNKLGFESFAYRGLETGSRDVVSHAVKQGKIIYVFSSALNPGNKEMGAHLVEHGDGVKDVAFAVENCDSLVQKAKERGAAIVKEPFTLEDGHGKVRLAVLQTYGDTTHTLVERTGYCGLFLPGFRPPLFKDPLLAALPEGKLNFIDHVVGNQPEEEMVPVVEWYQKNLLFHRFWSVDDKQMQTDFSSLRSTVVANYEETVKMPINEPAVGKRKSQIQEYVEYYGGPGVQHIAMNTSDIITAIRNLKQRGTDFMSVPDTYYRQLREKLKDSKVKIAEDLDVLQELKILVDYDDTGYLLQIFTKPLQDRPTVFLEVIQRHNHQGFGAGNFKSLFEAIEADQRARGNLTILMPDGVSKSL, from the exons ATG ACAACATACAGTGACAAAGGCGAGAAG CACGAGCGAGGACGATTCCTCTGCTTCGATCACTTGACATTCTGGGTTGGGAATGCAAAACAG GCAGCATCGTATTACTGCAACAAACTGGGATTCGAATCGTTCGCTTACCGAGGCTTGGAGACGGGCAGTCGAGATGTCGTGTCGCACGCGGTCAAGCAAGGGAAG ATTATATATGTGTTCTCATCTGCCCTCAATCCTGGAAACAAAG AGATGGGAGCTCATTTAGTCGAGCACGGGGACGGAGTGAAAGATGTCGCGTTTGCGGTGGAGAACTGCGACTCCTTAGTGCAG AAAGCCAAAGAGCGAGGAGCTGCGATCGTAAAAGAGCCCTTCACCCTGGAGGACGGGCACGGCAAAGTGAGACTCGCTGTGCTGCAAACC TACGGCGACACCACGCACACGTTGGTGGAGAGGACGGGATATTGTGGCCTGTTTCTGCCCGGCTTCCGACCGCCTCTATTCAAAGACCCCTTGCTCGCCGCGTT GCCAGAGGGAAAACTGAACTTCATTGATCACGTTGTGGGAAACCAACCAGAGGAGGAAATGGTTCCGGTCGTGGAATG GTACCAGAAGAACCTTCTTTTTCACCGCTTTTGGTCGGTGGATGACAAACAGATGCAGACGGACTTCAGTTCTCTGCGCTCCACTGTGGTGGCCAACTACGAAGAGACTGTAAAGATGCCCATCAATGAGCCTGCCGTGGGCAAGAGGAAGTCTCAAATCCAG GAGTATGTGGAGTATTATGGTGGTCCGGGAGTGCAGCACATTGCCATGAACACGTCAGATATTATCACAGCT attCGCAACCTAAAACAGCGCGGGACAGATTTTATGTCAGTGCCCGACACGTACTACCGGCAACTGAGGGAGAAGTTAAAAGACTCCAAGGTGAAAATAGCAGAAGACCTGGATGTCCTGCAG GAGCTGAAGATCCTGGTGGACTACGACGACACCGGCTACTTACTTCAGATCTTCACCAAACCGCTTCAGGACCGCCCCACGGTCTTCTTGGAAGTCATTCAGAGACATAATCACCAG GGATTTGGTGCAGGAAACTTCAAATCTCTTTTTGAAGCCATTGAAGCAGACCAACGTGCTCGAGGAAATCTGACCATCCTTATGCCCGACGGTGTGTCCAAGAGTTTGTGA
- the LOC133399683 gene encoding LOW QUALITY PROTEIN: histone-lysine N-methyltransferase SETD1B-A-like (The sequence of the model RefSeq protein was modified relative to this genomic sequence to represent the inferred CDS: deleted 1 base in 1 codon), with protein sequence MTFRSPGLRSQDFVPLGRGRRRCDACCLPASFQIDEFYVGPLPPKEVTFCGLNDNVDEAFLTDACRKHGRAEQVEIFYNPKNNKHLGVARVVFDTARAARDTVRHLDRTSVMGNVIRVEIDPKGENRLRYLQLLCNGLCTPWSLPVGSGDRSLPNALDNLPSNPSPGSLSAYSGVGQDTPRSYGRVAEVSEVKLLLKDRRPPASLPPFRQSGRQKLAQWRQTENHAKHSFELVSPGPEFGNVLPPTSDAFPRNSSSIFGFDSAADERADATFPSDARADLPQPPVNVVPRGSRPKAETLDARIQGLLTNSRRCDTFLGSATKVPQEEETSRALLFLTSRRDVECPPAFDFTKTEGRRDGDSKTAAERSRAPCPEGLHFSNVDEGNPEASSPSFPQPPRSAGQSEHPRAATSAARQPPLSALRSPAPSFVPNATVPIPPPGRRGGTPIPPPPHFPVPRPPLTPRSVHTYPASLQPPGSPARPGSLPHRSAAPSPCVAPLAPAPRNPDEVTLEKVFEVLMGELKTIIKRDIARRTIEGVAFKAFEDWWDDQEKRAKVPVLPLIDKKNTCANPRNHINGQSEKPPLPSFKIKKKRDDNPAVLEVVENKGHDASKGGDMLETTFGRRKRRHARPLELDSDDDDDEERNEESKTHRAEQTEQEQQAGPTDHQCDGNDHDGNRQKKEKETDKHVEAEDACPVPEAYSEWRSSDDRSSHADSSASFSSESYNDPSYSDFSSEDDDDDDDDDLEDDVKDGEGREFIVLSSDEEFTELEPPATPSAPLAPGARLDLVLRDLSEPRNSEKADEDRREHVMMALHTIKPQEPAPSSRTGLPAALELDVEMESRVLPSGSPDYTLRPLTPAGCLTDSDPELLIASKPTSPVAMEEVERPQTPGKGIASQLGSEESGDDNLSEFHLPSSLLFPEAPKTPGSEETSARSPNRDVGVSTTPGHERVTPENARVTRSPFTKASPHSSLLSNPFSILAPKTPGREIRRTQRASVRRPKTETVNSSQALLCGESLGRSSPCDLSETETSDGGGVGSWSGTRATPLEGPENTPPLLYEASGGRATKMRRKGYERIKRGRRRRRFRRGRRPPEWRPVREERRILHSIWTDGLDEEDGRLLRRAYERLQEQDDGCGWLSDALWMPHPLTKVTEKNEGHRSWQQNHVTGSARSEGFYKISRRDKVEYLNRARTTELPSTSARGPLTQSTALRAGSDFRSEQRRLLSSFSCDSDLVKFNQLKFRKKRICFSRSRIHDWGLFAMEAIATNEMVIEYVGQIIRQNIADMRERRYEQAGIGSSYLFRVDRDTVVDATKCGNLSRFINHSCDPNCYAKIITAESQKKIVIYSRQPVGIHEELTYDYKFPIEDAKIPCLCGAESCRGSLN encoded by the exons ATGACCTTTCGCTCCCCAGGTTTAAGGTCGCAGGACTTCGTGCCGCTCGGGCGAGGTCGACGACGATGTGACGCGTGTTGTTTGCCTGCGTCCTTTCAGATCGACGAGTTTTACGTCGGCCCTCTGCCTCCCAAAGAAGTGACGTTTTGCGGGTTGAACGACAACGTCGACGAGGCCTTCCTGACCGACGCGTGCAGGAAACACGGCCGCGCCGAACAAGTGGAGATTTTCTACAACCCGAAGAACAACAAGCACTTAGGCGTGGCAAGAGTTGTTTTTGACACTGCCAGGGCCGCGAGGGACACCGTTCGCCACCTCGACCGAACGTCGGTGATGGGCAACGTCATCCGCGTGGAAATTGACCCCAAAG GTGAAAACAGGCTTCGCTACCTGCAACTGCTCTGCAACGGTCTGTGCACGCCATGGAGTCTACCGGTGGGAAGCGGTGACCGAAGTCTCCCGAACGCACTCGACAATTTACCG AGCAATCCGAGCCCCGGCAGCCTCTCGGCGTACTCCGGCGTCGGTCAGGATACGCCTCGTAGCTACGGGCGAGTCGCCGAAGTCTCGGAGGTCAAGTTACTTTTAAAGGACCGCCGACCTCCAGCTTCCCTCCCGCCGTTTCGCCAGAGTGGCAGGCAG AAGCTTGCACAATGGCGGCAGACTGAAAATCACGCAAAACACTCCTTTGAACTCGTGTCACCTGGTCCAGAGTTTGGGAACGTGCTCCCGCCGACCTCAGACGCCTTCCCTCGAAACTCGTCGAGCATCTTCGGCTTCGACTCGGCAGCCGACGAGCGGGCAGACGCGACCTTCCCTTCTGACGCCAGAGCAGACTTACCTCAGCCACCGGTCAACGTTGTCCCCAGAGGCTCCCGACCAAAGGCAGAGACTTTAGACGCCCGCATACAAGGTTTGCTGACAAACAGCCGACGTTGCGACACTTTCCTTGGAAGCGCTACGAAGGTCCCACAGGAGGAGGAAACCTCCCGAGCTCTTTTGTTTCTCACATCCCGTAGAGATGTCGAGTGTCCTCCCGCGTTTGATTTCACCAAGACTGAAGGACGCCGAGATGGAGACAGTAAGACAGCTGCAGAACGGTCCCGGGCGCCATGTCCGGAG GGGCTTCACTTCTCAAATGTGGACGAAGGAAACCCCGAAGCGTCGTCGCCATCTTTTCCTCAGCCTCCCCGCAGCGCTGGACAGTCCGAACATCCACGTGCCGCCACATCTGCAGCTCGCCAGCCACCACTCAGCGCTTTGCGTTCCCCCGCTCCTTCGTTCGTCCCAAACGCCACCGTTCCCATTCCACCTCCGGGCCGTCGCGGCGGCACCCCGATTCCACCGCCTCCTCATTTCCCGGTCCCTCGACCTCCTTTGACGCCGCGCTCTGTGCACACGTACCCCGCATCCCTACAGCCTCCGGGCAGCCCAGCGAGACCTGGAAGTCTACCGCACCGGTCCGCTGCACCTTCTCCTTGCGTCGCCCCTTTAGCGCCAGCGCCGCGCAACCCAGACGAAGTCACACTTGAAAAAGTCTTCGAGGTGCTGATGGGCGAACTGAAGACAATTATCAAGAGGGACATCGCGCGGAGAACGATTGAGGGAGTGGCGTTCAAGGCCTTTGAAGACTGGTGGGACGATCAAGAGAAGAGAGCAAAG GTGCCAGTTTTGCCTCTGATTGATAAGAAAAACACATGTGCAAATCCTCGGAATCACATCAATGGCCAGAGCGAGAAACCGCCACTGCCCTCCTTCAAG ATTAAGAAGAAAAGAGATGACAATCCTGCAGTATTAGAAGTCGTGGAAAACAAAGGCCATG ACGCGAGCAAAGGGGGCGATATGTTGGAGACGACATTTGGGAGGCGTAAACGCAGACACGCAAGACCGCTTGAGCTTGATagcgatgacgatgacgatgaggaGAGAAATGAAGAATCCAAGACGCATCGAGCGGAGCAAACGGAGCAAGAGCAACAGGCTGGGCCCACAGACCATCAA TGCGACGGAAACGATCACGATGGCAATCGTCAGAAAAAAGAGAAGGAGACTGACAAACACGTCGAGGCCGAAGACGCGTGTCCTGTTCCTG AAGCATATTCGGAGTGGAGATCCTCGGACGACCGCTCGTCCCACGCAGACTCCTCTGCCTCTTTTTCTTCAGAGAGCTACAATGACCCCTCGTACTCTGACTTCAGCTCTgaagatgacgacgacgatgatgatgatgatttggaAGATGATGTGAAGGATGGCGAAGGTCGGGAGTTTATCGTACTATCATCAGATGAGGAGTTCACGGAGCTTGAGCCCCCTGCGACGCCCTCAGCCCCCCTCGCCCCCGGCGCTCGGCTGGATCTGGTCCTCCGCGACTTGTCAGAGCCGCGTAATAGTGAGAAAGCAGACGAGGACCGCCGAGAACACGTCATGATGGCGCTTCATACCATCAAGCCGCAGGAACCTGCGCCATCGTCGCGTACCGGACTTCCAG CGGCTCTCGAACTTGATGTGGAGATGGAGAGCCGTGTTTTGCCCTCGGGGTCTCCAGATTACACCTTGAGGCCTCTCACCCCCGCCGGCTGCTTGACTGACAGCGACCCGGAGCTTCTGATCGCAAGCAAACCGACTTCTCCGGTTGCGATGGAGGAGGTTGAACGACCTCAGACTCCGGGCAAGGGGATAGCATCTCAATTAGGAAGTGAAGAATCAGGAGATGACAATCTCAGCGAGTTCCATCTGCCGTCATCTTTGTTATTCCCGGAAGCGCCCAAAACTCCAGGCAGCGAAGAAACAAGTGCACGGAGTCCTAACAGAGATGTCGGCGTCTCAACAACTCCAGGACATGAGCGCGTCACACCGGAGAACGCGAGGGTAACACGCTCACCTTTTACAAAGGCATCGCCTCATTCATCGCTCCTCAGCAATCCGTTTAGTATATTGGCACCAAAGACGCCCGGAAGAGAGATCCGTCGAACGCAAAGAGCCTCAGTCCGCAGACCAAAGACTGAAACGGTGAACAGCTCACAAGCTCTTTTATGTGGCGAATCCCTCGGAAGGTCATCTCCGTGTGACCTCTCTGAAACGGAAACATCTGACGGCGGAGGAGTGGGAAGTTGGTCAGGCACGAGAGCGACACCTCTTGAAGGACCGGAGAACACGCCGCCTCTGCTCTACGAGGCAAGCGGGGGGCGAGCGACGAAAATGAGGCGTAAAGGGTACGAGAGAATAAAAAGGGGTCGGAGGAGGCGTCGCTTCCGTCGCGGTCGTCGTCCTCCCGAGTGGCGTCCGGTGCGGGAGGAGAGGAGGATACTGCACAGTATATGGACGGACGGTCTGGATGAAGAGGACGGGAGGCTGCTGCGGCGCGCTTACGAAAGGCTGCAAGAGCAGGACGACGGCTGCGGTTGGCTGAGCGACGCCCTCTGGATGCCGCATCCTC TGACTAAAGTCACAGAGAAGAACGAAGGACACCGATCGTGGCAGCAGAACCACGTTACGGGCTCAGCTCGCAGCGAGGGCTTCTACAAAATCAGCCGGCGGGATAAAGTCGAGTACCTCAACCGAGCGAGAACCACCGAGCTTCCGTCGACAAGCGCTCGG GGACCTCTGACGCAGTCCACTGCACTTCGTGCGGGGTCAGACTTCAGGTCAGAACAGCGCCGTCTGCTGTCGTCTTTCAGCTGCGATAGTGACCTGGTCAAGTTTAACCAACTCAag TTCCGAAAGAAGAGGATTTGTTTCAGCAGAAGCCGCATCCACGATTGGGGCCTGTTTGCCATGGAGGCCATAGCAACAAACGAGATGGTGATTGAGTATGTTGGCCAAATTATCAGAcag AACATTGCTGACATGAGAGAGCGCAGATATGAGCAGGCGGGCATCGGAAGCAGCTATTTGTTCCGAGTGGATCGGGACACCGTCGTCGATGCCACAAAATGCGGGAATTTATCCAGGTTCATCAACCACAGCTGCGAC CCGAACTGCTACGCAAAGATAATCACGGCGGAGTCTCAAAAGAAGATCGTGATTTACTCGCGGCAGCCGGTGGGCATCCACGAAGAACTCACGTACGACTACAAGTTTCCAATTGAGGACGCAAAGATTCCTTGTTTGTGCGGCGCTGAAAGCTGTCGGGGCTCTTTGAACTGA
- the LOC133399685 gene encoding calcium release-activated calcium channel protein 1-like has protein sequence MSLNEHSMQALSWRKLYLSRAKLKATSRTSALLSGFAMVAMVEVQLERDYPYPPGLLIAFSACTTVLVAVHLFALMISTCILPNLEAVSNVHNLNSVNESPHERMHRHIELAWAFSTVIGTLLFLTEVMLLCWVKFLPLKSNTENNGTISSGEAAAIASTCIMVPFGLVFIVFAVHFYRTLVNHKTDRQIRELKQAIRLQNQLDHRMETDDLKAVDHFA, from the exons ATGAGTTTGAACGAGCATTCCATGCAGGCCCTGTCGTGGAGGAAGTTGTACTTGAGCCGGGCCAAGCTGAAAGCCACCAGCCGCACTTCTGCTCTGCTGTCGGGATTCGCGATG gTTGCCATGGTGGAGGTCCAGCTGGAAAGGGATTACCCGTATCCTCCGGGGTTGCTGATCGCCTTCAGCGCTTGCACCACCGTGCTGGTGGCGGTGCACCTGTTCGCGCTGATGATCAGCACCTGCATCCTCCCTAACCTGGAGGCGGTCAGCAACGTTCACAACCTCAACTCCGTCAACGAGTCCCCCCATGAGCGCATGCACCGCCACATTGAACTGGCCTGGGCTTTTTCCACCGTCATTGgcaccctcctcttcctcacagaGGTCATGCTCCTCTGCTGGGTCAAGTTTCTGCCCCTGAAAAGCAACACGGAAAACAACGGCACCATAAGTTCTGGCGAAGCCGCGGCCATCGCTTCCACTTGCATCATGGTGCCTTTCGGGCTGGTTTTTATCGTCTTCGCCGTTCACTTTTACCGCACGCTGGTCAACCACAAAACGGACCGGCAGATCCGGGAGCTGAAGCAAGCCATCCGGCTCCAGAACCAACTGGACCACAGGATGGAAACCGATGACCTGAAGGCCGTGGACCATTTCGCTTGA